The following proteins are co-located in the Chryseobacterium daecheongense genome:
- a CDS encoding fibronectin type III domain-containing protein yields MKRFSIFLILLLCLINVNLLAQAPATLPYIQDFSTANDLTLVNGSQTNKWEYGSATGNAANSIYISNNGGTANAYDTGSSSVVQAYRDITIPAGSTIATLAFDWKADGESTYDYLRVWLVPATLTPTAGAQIGTGGGNIQLGQFNQQSTWQTYLNTSLNISSFAGSTMRLVFEWRNDGSVGTQPPVAIDNINLSIPTCLLPTVSPVSAITANSATISWTAPTPAPANGYAYYLTTTNTPPVAGTTPTGTTTATSVNLTTLTPNTTYYWWVKAICSPTDSSIWANGDNFTTTQIPATIPYSQNFSTGNDLGFTNGTQVNKWVYGSATGNPANSIYISNNGTDNTYSTGTTSIVQAYRDIIIPAGTTATTLSFDWKADGESSYDYLRVWLVPASFMPVAGTQITAGGGRIQVGGNYNQQTTWQTYFNTNLDLSSFAGTTMRLVFEWRNDSSGGTQPPVALDNINLAIPTCVVPSALAVNGVTATGAVLSWTGPTPAPANGYAYYLTTTNTPPVAGTAPTGTSATTSVNLTTLTPNTTYYWWVKSVCSPTDSSFWIGGPSFSTTQIPATIPYNQNFTGANDFGFINGTQTNKWAYGSATGNPANSIYISNTNGTTNEYSTSSTSVVQAYRDILVPAGASIATLSFDWKADGESSYDYLRVWLVPSSFMPVAGAQITAGAGRIQLGNNYNQQTTWQSYLNSTLNISSFAGTTMRLVFEWRNDSSGGNQPPVAVDNIKLLICSTATPTVAVSAITHNTAILTWPQDSGGASYIVRYRPVGSSSAWTQVSVAAAAAPATTNTYNLAGLLPATLYEVEVAAVCNSIPGTYSHNEFLTKCDPTPPNVTASNITTTSALITWSPLAVSSSYKMRYRIVGSGNAGWSADIILPLAPTNTYLLSGLNVYTTYEVQIANKCDNETTYNGWSSPAVFTTERTCDLPPPGLTITNLTTTTATVVWDSFPGATYILRYRKVGIPSWTTVAVTNNNYVITGLLELTKYEMEVANVCSGTPGTYTLPYYFTTPTVIYCPMKSGSSASEYISKVTVKPSGKPTMESSTDATTYSDFTADTSKFIQLIQGSTGNEISIEKSWTGNTYNEGIAVWIDFDRNGSFDINERILVSSPNTTTPITGTFSVPSDAFISTTDYKYVVMRVAMQRDGIPVNCTGFANGEVEDYTVRISKNPVPNATNQTEILIYPNPVHTILNVKNISKRANYKIYNAAGQLVTSGIILNNKIDVSSLIHGVYVIDIDDTQGTAQKKFIKE; encoded by the coding sequence ATGAAGAGATTTTCTATTTTTTTAATACTTCTTCTTTGTTTGATCAACGTGAACTTGCTTGCGCAAGCCCCCGCCACGCTGCCGTATATTCAGGACTTTTCGACGGCAAATGATCTGACATTGGTTAATGGAAGTCAAACAAATAAATGGGAATATGGTTCCGCAACAGGAAATGCCGCCAATTCCATTTATATTTCAAATAACGGAGGAACGGCGAATGCTTATGATACTGGAAGTTCCAGCGTTGTACAAGCATATAGAGATATCACAATTCCTGCAGGATCCACAATTGCAACTTTAGCATTTGATTGGAAAGCAGATGGGGAAAGTACATATGATTATTTAAGAGTTTGGTTAGTTCCGGCTACATTAACTCCAACTGCCGGTGCACAGATTGGCACTGGTGGGGGAAATATTCAGCTGGGACAGTTTAATCAGCAGTCAACCTGGCAAACGTATTTAAATACAAGTTTGAACATCAGCAGCTTCGCAGGAAGTACTATGCGTTTAGTGTTTGAATGGAGAAATGACGGAAGTGTAGGAACCCAGCCACCTGTTGCAATCGATAATATTAATCTGTCGATTCCAACATGTTTACTTCCTACAGTATCACCGGTTTCAGCCATTACAGCCAATTCTGCAACGATATCGTGGACAGCACCTACGCCTGCACCTGCGAACGGATATGCTTATTACCTTACGACTACAAATACTCCGCCAGTTGCAGGAACAACCCCTACAGGAACTACTACTGCAACTTCTGTGAACTTAACAACTTTAACTCCTAATACTACTTATTATTGGTGGGTAAAAGCAATATGTAGCCCTACAGACAGCAGTATCTGGGCGAATGGAGATAATTTTACCACGACTCAAATACCGGCAACTATTCCATACAGTCAAAACTTCTCGACTGGGAATGATCTGGGATTCACGAATGGAACCCAGGTTAATAAATGGGTATATGGTTCTGCAACAGGAAATCCTGCGAATTCCATCTATATATCGAATAACGGAACCGATAATACTTATTCTACAGGAACAACCAGTATTGTTCAGGCTTACAGAGATATAATTATCCCGGCAGGAACTACTGCAACGACTTTGTCTTTCGACTGGAAAGCAGATGGGGAAAGTTCTTATGACTATTTAAGAGTCTGGCTGGTTCCGGCATCTTTTATGCCTGTAGCAGGAACTCAGATTACTGCCGGAGGAGGAAGAATCCAGGTTGGAGGTAATTATAATCAGCAAACGACCTGGCAGACTTATTTTAATACCAACTTAGACCTGAGCAGTTTTGCCGGAACTACAATGCGTTTGGTATTCGAATGGAGAAATGATAGCAGTGGTGGTACTCAGCCTCCTGTAGCTTTAGATAATATCAATTTAGCAATTCCTACTTGTGTGGTACCTTCAGCTTTGGCTGTAAATGGGGTAACTGCAACAGGTGCTGTACTGAGCTGGACAGGTCCGACGCCGGCACCTGCCAATGGATATGCTTATTATCTTACAACAACGAATACTCCGCCTGTTGCAGGTACTGCTCCAACAGGAACAAGTGCTACGACTTCTGTAAACTTAACGACATTAACGCCAAATACCACTTATTACTGGTGGGTGAAGTCTGTATGTAGCCCTACGGACAGCAGTTTCTGGATTGGGGGTCCAAGTTTCAGTACTACGCAGATTCCGGCAACGATCCCATATAATCAAAACTTTACAGGAGCGAATGATTTTGGATTCATCAACGGAACTCAAACCAATAAATGGGCTTATGGTTCAGCAACCGGAAACCCTGCTAATTCCATTTATATATCCAATACAAACGGAACTACGAATGAATATTCTACAAGTTCTACGAGTGTAGTACAGGCTTACCGTGATATTCTTGTACCGGCCGGAGCTTCGATTGCCACATTATCTTTTGACTGGAAAGCAGATGGAGAAAGTTCTTATGATTACCTAAGAGTTTGGTTAGTTCCATCATCTTTTATGCCTGTTGCGGGAGCTCAGATTACTGCAGGTGCGGGAAGAATTCAGTTAGGAAATAACTATAACCAGCAAACCACATGGCAGTCATATCTTAACAGTACATTAAACATCAGCAGCTTTGCAGGAACAACAATGCGTCTGGTATTTGAATGGAGAAACGACAGCAGTGGTGGTAATCAGCCTCCTGTAGCTGTAGACAATATTAAATTACTAATCTGTAGCACAGCAACACCAACTGTAGCTGTAAGTGCTATTACACATAATACAGCAATATTAACATGGCCACAAGATAGCGGTGGAGCTTCATACATTGTGAGATACAGACCGGTAGGTTCTAGTAGTGCATGGACTCAGGTAAGTGTGGCAGCGGCAGCGGCTCCTGCAACTACTAATACATATAACCTGGCAGGTTTATTACCGGCTACACTATATGAAGTAGAAGTAGCGGCAGTTTGTAACAGTATTCCTGGAACATATTCTCATAATGAATTTTTAACGAAATGTGACCCGACACCTCCGAATGTTACAGCAAGTAACATTACGACAACATCTGCATTGATCACATGGTCGCCACTTGCGGTAAGTTCATCTTATAAAATGAGATATAGAATTGTAGGAAGTGGTAATGCAGGATGGAGCGCTGATATTATTTTACCATTAGCGCCGACAAATACGTACTTATTAAGCGGGTTGAATGTCTATACAACTTACGAGGTTCAGATTGCCAATAAGTGTGATAATGAAACAACTTATAACGGATGGTCTTCTCCTGCTGTATTCACAACTGAAAGAACATGTGATTTACCTCCTCCAGGATTAACAATTACTAATCTTACAACTACTACCGCTACTGTAGTTTGGGATTCTTTCCCTGGTGCAACTTATATCTTAAGATATAGAAAAGTGGGTATACCAAGCTGGACAACAGTTGCAGTAACGAACAATAATTATGTGATCACAGGATTATTGGAGTTAACAAAATATGAAATGGAAGTAGCCAATGTTTGTAGTGGTACACCGGGAACTTATACACTTCCTTACTACTTCACAACACCTACAGTAATCTATTGCCCGATGAAATCCGGAAGCTCAGCATCTGAATATATTTCAAAAGTTACGGTAAAACCAAGCGGTAAACCGACTATGGAGAGCAGTACAGATGCCACTACGTATTCAGACTTTACAGCTGATACATCCAAATTTATTCAGCTGATTCAGGGATCTACAGGTAATGAGATTTCCATTGAAAAGTCTTGGACAGGAAATACATATAATGAAGGTATTGCTGTATGGATTGATTTTGACAGGAACGGAAGCTTTGATATCAATGAGAGAATTCTTGTGTCTTCACCTAATACGACAACACCTATTACAGGAACGTTCAGTGTGCCTTCTGATGCGTTTATAAGTACGACAGATTATAAGTATGTTGTAATGAGAGTTGCCATGCAAAGAGATGGTATCCCTGTAAATTGTACAGGATTTGCCAACGGGGAAGTTGAGGATTATACAGTAAGAATCTCTAAAAATCCGGTACCTAATGCAACCAACCAAACGGAAATATTGATTTATCCTAACCCGGTACATACAATATTGAATGTGAAAAATATTAGCAAAAGAGCTAATTATAAGATATACAATGCGGCGGGTCAGCTTGTGACAAGCGGGATCATCTTAAATAACAAAATAGATGTAAGCAGCCTGATCCACGGAGTATATGTTATCGATATTGATGATACTCAGGGTACAGCCCAAAAGAAATTTATCAAGGAATAA
- a CDS encoding YMGG-like glycine zipper-containing protein: MKNIVITGLLSVFLLTACKKDDQVAEKSLEQQKIEFQAKQLEIEKQKLAIEKEKMAYESQKKADSIVESNKAKAVAARNSEPRVITKTRTIYRDRESGSSNSNNGNYANNGSNASQGTTQKRGMSKAAKGTIIGTVGGAAAGAIISKNNRGLGAVIGGVVGGATGYAIGRSGDRKDGRVQPRN, from the coding sequence ATGAAGAATATAGTAATAACAGGTTTATTGTCAGTATTTTTACTGACAGCTTGTAAAAAGGATGATCAGGTGGCGGAAAAGTCACTGGAACAACAGAAAATTGAATTCCAGGCCAAACAACTTGAAATAGAAAAACAAAAGTTGGCGATTGAAAAAGAGAAAATGGCCTATGAATCTCAAAAGAAAGCAGACAGTATTGTGGAATCCAATAAAGCAAAAGCTGTAGCTGCAAGAAATTCAGAACCAAGAGTCATCACAAAAACCCGAACCATATATAGAGACAGAGAATCAGGTTCAAGCAATAGTAATAATGGAAACTACGCAAACAACGGAAGCAATGCTTCTCAGGGAACAACTCAGAAAAGAGGAATGAGTAAGGCTGCTAAGGGAACCATTATCGGTACGGTAGGTGGAGCGGCTGCTGGGGCTATTATCAGTAAAAACAACAGAGGTTTAGGAGCTGTAATTGGTGGTGTTGTAGGTGGTGCAACGGGATATGCAATTGGTAGATCCGGAGACAGAAAGGACGGAAGAGTACAACCTCGTAATTAA